Proteins from a genomic interval of Rhipicephalus microplus isolate Deutch F79 chromosome 6, USDA_Rmic, whole genome shotgun sequence:
- the LOC119166855 gene encoding E3 ubiquitin-protein ligase synoviolin B-like, with translation MRSFLLTLGSVVLTTAVIGNAYYQKKQFYPSVVYLTKSNPSMAIIYLQAFVFVILMGKLMRKVFFGQLRAAEMEHLIERSWYAVTETCLAFTVFRDDFSPKFVALFTLLLFLKCFHWLAEDRVDYMERSPVISYLFHVRVIALLLLLGFLDYAFVAHAYHTTLTKGASVQVVFGFEYAILLSIVANIYVKYFLHTMDLHSENPWENKAVYLLYTELIISFIKVVLYLTFMAIMIKIHTFPLFAIRPMYLSMRAFKKAFNDVIMSRRAIRNMNTLYPDATPEELASADNVCIICREEMVGGGNKRLPCSHIFHTACLRSWFQRQQTCPTCRMDVLRQPTAAAAAAAANNAAAPPPAAGQAAPQAPPNVPGQAFPQWPPGMAGFPLFPPIQQLQQHFIQHQQQHHQQLQQQQQQQQQRGTQNAAGAPRPSASASGPQQQQQQQSQQQQPNATEAGGAAGVAAGAAFVLPPFFPLLMPPPPPIPPEGLEALSAEELSSMEGQEREQIAARIRVLRNIQTLLDAAVLQLQQYSAVVARETASGQQSTQQQRPSSNTTAGASSAASLAPSSVDLSASGSKEGTASAAAMLRQSDDDPNAEVRRRRLQRFSQGATPNGVSSPDAATESNGTGDDSRHPH, from the exons ATGCGGTCATTCCTATTAACTCTGGGTAGTGTAGTTCTAACTACCGCAGTCATCGGCAATGCGTACTACCAGAAGAAACAGTTCTACCCTTCCGTGGTCTATTTAACCAAGTCAAACCCCAGCATGGCG ATAATTTACCTCCAAGCATTCGTGTTCGTAATTCTCATGGGAAAGTTAATGCGAAAAGTATTCTTCGGGCAGCTGCGAGCGGCCGAAATGGAG CACCTCATTGAAAGGTCGTGGTACGCCGTCACGGAGACGTGCCTGGCGTTCACCGTCTTTAGAGATGACTTTAGCCCCAAATTTGTGGCACTATTCACGCTCTTGCTCTTCCTAAAGTGTTTCCATTGGCTGGCTGAGGACAGAGTCGACTAC ATGGAGAGAAGTCCTGTCATATCCTATCTCTTCCATGTAAGAGTTATTG CCTTGCTCTTACTCCTGGGTTTCCTGGACTATGCATTTGTCGCCCACGCATACCACACCACTCTCACCAAAGGGGCATCTGTGCAGGTCGTCTTTGGCTTCGAG TACGCCATCCTCCTGAGCATAGTGGCCAATATCTACGTCAAGTACTTCCTGCACACGATGGACCTGCACAGCGAGAACCCTTGGGAGAACAAGGCTGTTTACTTGCTGTACACGGAGCTCATCATCA GCTTCATCAAGGTGGTGCTCTACTTGACCTTCATGGCAATCATGATTAAGATTCACACATTCCCGCTCTTTGCGATCCGTCCCATGTACCTGAGCATGAG GGCTTTCAAGAAGGCCTTCAATGACGTCATTATGTCACGACGAGCAATCCGAAACATGAACACTCT TTATCCAGATGCAACGCCTGAGGAGCTGGCCTCGGCCGACAACGTGTGCATCATCTGTCGCGAGGAGATGGTGGGTGGCGGCAACAAGCGGCTACCCTGCAGCCACATCTTCCACACGGCCTGCCTGCGCTCCTGGTTCCAGCGCCAGCAGACATGCCCCACGTGCCGCATGGACGTGCTCAGGCAGCCGACCGCCGCGGCCGCGGCAGCAGCTGCTAACAACGCGGCGGCCCCACCCCCAGCTGCCGGCCAGGCAGCGCCCCAGGCCCCACCAAATGTGCCTGGGCAGGCCTTTCCACAGT GGCCTCCTGGTATGGCGGGTTTCCCACTTTTCCCACCAATTCAGCAGTTGCAGCAGCACTTTATACAGCATCAACAGCAGCACCATCAGcagctgcaacaacaacaacagcagcagcaacagaggGGCACACAAAATGCTG CAGGTGCACCCAGACCATCAGCCAGTGCTTCTGGtccccagcagcagcagcagcagcagtcacaACAGCAGCAGCCGAACGCAACGGAAGCTGGTGGTGCAGCGGGGGTGGCAGCCGGAGCCGCTTTCGTCCTGCCTCCCTTCTTCCCATTGC TGATGCCGCCACCACCTCCGATTCCCCCGGAAGGCCTGGAGGCCTTGTCTGCTGAGGAGCTGAGCTCCATGGAAGGGCAGGAGCGTGAGCAAATAGCGGCCCGCATCCGCGTCTTGCGCAACATCCAGACGCTGCTTGATGCGGCTGTGTTGCAGCTGCAGCAGTACAGCGCTGTTGTGGCCAG GGAAACTGCATCTGGGCAGCAGTCAACTCAGCAGCAGCGACCGTCGTCAAACACCACTGCTGGTGCATCTTCTGCGGCTTCCTTGGCACCAAGCTCTGTAGATCTGTCTGCATCAG GCTCCAAAGAGGGCACGGCATCTGCAGCAGCGATGCTTAGGCAATCCGATGACGATCCCAATGCAGAGGTGCGACGGCGCCGACTCCAGCGGTTCTCCCAGGGTGCCACGCCCAACGGAGTTTCTAGTCCAGACGCAGCGACCGAGTCGAACGGCACCGGTGACGACAGCAGGCATCCTCACTAA